Proteins encoded within one genomic window of Pygocentrus nattereri isolate fPygNat1 chromosome 7, fPygNat1.pri, whole genome shotgun sequence:
- the sema6dl gene encoding sema domain, transmembrane domain (TM), and cytoplasmic domain, (semaphorin) 6D, like isoform X2, with translation MCWRSESVLGLLLLLLPVHHAVSFPEDAVPLDTVDRHYSRQYPVFRGRPSGNESQHRLDFQLMTKIQDTLFIAGRDQVYLVSLRESYRNEIIPYRKLTWRSGQADRETCAMKGKHRDECHNFIKVLVPRNDDLVFICGTNGFNPMCRYYRLDNLEFDGEEISGLARCPFDAKQTNVALFADGKLYSATVADFLASDAVIYRSMGDGSALRTIKYDSKWLKEPHFLHAVDYGNHVYFFLREIATEHNNLGKVVYSRVARICKNDVGGSQRVLEKHWTSFVKARLNCSVPGESFFYFDVLQSVTDIININGVPSVVGVFTTQLNSIPGSAVCAFSMPDIEKAFRGRFKEQKTPDSVWTPFPEDKLPKPRPGCCAGHGSAESYKSSIEFPDETLQFIKSHPLMDSAVPSIGDEPWFTKTRVRYRLTALAVDNAAGPFNNYTVVFIGSEGGVVLKVLAKTTALSLNESVLLEEIDVFNQAKCLSTNEDDRHILSFHLDKDSYTLFVAFSSCVVRIPLSRCERHRTCHKSCIASRDPYCGWMPHGACERIPAGVQSGFEQDVEFGNTARLGDCHDMELPAPSVTPSATSGPVESPQTIPSLPPTLFGSRKFVLRDDPDTSQSFPGVLEGVWEIQSGDSNQMVHMNILITCVFGAFLLGALIAGMIVYCYRDAFLRKPRKIHKDQESAQSCTDSTGSFAKLNGLFESPVKEYPHPMDTPKLYSSLLSGGKEVPPSPDTKTMILSGQNPDLTALPTPESTPVLQQKTMQPVKNQWDRAQGKLGRKEGPPKSPQYLQSNSPTHPTIGNHQIPSAVVLPNATHEHRASSPEGSRPEKKVQSSEHHGSKSGRKEHRRSVDARNTLNDLLKHLNENNSGPNPNKGIMVDVPRPRQHLMLEPLGNVAEIPPKVPSREASLYSPSSSLPRNSPTKRVDVPSTPTSPTGHPGGTLERQRYHRGSSQRHSISSPPKGLHSPNGVMMTRQPSFSRGGYVPPTPPSRLDSHGVPMAMTPSVSRQSSYSGHGSLPRTSVKRTASLKPDVPPKPNGFVPQTAQMRVVNKYSY, from the exons ATTCCCGGCAGTATCCGGTGTTCCGGGGCCGGCCGTCGGGAAACGAATCACAGCACCGGCTGGACTTCCAGCTGATGACGAAGATCCAGGACACGCTCTTCATCGCTGGCAG GGACCAGGTCTATTTAGTGAGTCTGAGGGAGTCTTACAGGAACGAGATCATTCCCTACAGG AAGCTAACGTGGAGGTCGGGCCAGGCGGACCGAGAGACGTGTGCCATGAAGGGAAAACACAGA gatgaGTGCCATAACTTTATTAAGGTCCTGGTTCCCAGAAATGATGATCTAGTGTTCATCTGCGGCACCAACGGCTTCAACCCCATGTGCCGTTACTACAGG ctggaTAATCTGGAGTTTGATGGTGAGGAGATCAGTGGGTTGGCGCGATGCCCGTTTGATGCCAAGCAGACCAACGTTGCCCTGTTTGCag ATGGTAAACTGTACTCGGCTACAGTAGCGGACTTCCTGGCCAGCGATGCGGTGATTTACCGCAGCATGGGGGACGGATCTGCGCTCAGAACCATCAAATACGACTCCAAATGGTTAAAAG AGCCGCACTTTCTGCATGCAGTGGATTATGGGAACCATGTTTATTTCTTCCTACGAGAGATCGCAACAGAGCACAACAACCTGGGGAAG gTGGTGTACTCTAGAGTAGCTCGTATCTGTAAGAACGACGTCGGAGGTTCTCAGCGTGTTTTGGAGAAGCACTGGACGTCGTTTGTTAAAGCGCGGCTAAACTGCTCCGTACCCGGCGAGTCCTTCTTCTACTTCGACGTGCTTCAGTCTGTCACTGACATCATCAACATCAATGGCGTGCCCTCTGTCGTGGGCGTGTTTACGACACAGCTGAACAG TATCCCGGGCTCGGCCGTCTGCGCTTTCTCAATGCCGGACATCGAGAAGGCTTTCCGTGGACGCTTTAAGGAACAGAAAACCCCGGATTCCGTCTGGACTCCCTTCCCCGAGGACAAGCTGCCCAAGCCCAG gccaGGCTGCTGTGCAGGTCACGGATCAGCAGAGTCCTACAAAAGCTCCATCGAGTTTCCGGACGAGACGCTGCAGTTCATTAAGTCTCACCCGCTGATGGACTCCGCCGTACCGTCTATAGGAGACGAGCCGTGGTTCACCAAAACCAGAGTCAG ATACAGACTGACCGCTCTGGCGGTGGACAATGCTGCCGGTCCCTTTAACAATTACACAGTGGTTTTTATTGGCTCTGAGGGCGGTGTAGTTCTGAAGGTTCTGGCGAAGACCACGGCCCTGTCGCTCAACGAGAGCGTCCTGCTGGAGGAGATCGACGTCTTCAACCAGGCCAA ATGTTTGTCCACTAATGAGGACGATCGGCATATCCTGTCCTTCCACCTGGACAAAGACTCATACACTCTGTTCGTGGCATTTTCCAGCTGTGTGGTGCGGATTCCGCTGAGCCGCTGTGAGAGACACCGAACCTGCCACAA GTCGTGTATTGCCTCCAGGGATCCGTACTGTGGCTGGATGCCTCATGGAGCCTGTGAGAGAATTCCAGCGGGAGTGCA GTCAGGTTTTGAGCAGGATGTTGAATTTGGAAACACGGCACGACTCGGAGACTGTCACG ACATGGAGTTACCAGCACCGTCAGTTACGCCGTCCGCCACCTCAGGCCCCGTAGAATCGCCCCAAACCattccctctctgcctcccacGCTCTTTGGCTCACGGAAATTCGTTCTCCGAGATGACCCAGACACTTCCCAATCGTTCCCGGGGGTGCTGGAGG GTGTGTGGGAAATCCAGTCGGGTGATTCCAACCAGATGGTACACATGAACATCCTCATCACATGCGTTTTTGGCGCCTTCCTCCTGGGGGCGCTAATCGCCGGGATGATCGTCTACTGCTACCGCGATGCCTTCCTGCGCAAACCACGCAAGATCCACAAGGATCAAGAGTCGGCGCAGTCTTGCACGGATTCCACAGGAAGCTTCGCCAAGCTCAACGGCCTCTTTGAAAGCCCAGTGAAGGAGTACCCGCATCCGATGGACACGCCGAAGCTCTATTCCAGCCTGCTCAGTGGGGGGAAAGAGGTGCCACCATCACCAGACACTAAGACCATGATCCTCAGTGGGCAGAATCCAGACTTGACTGCTCTGCCTACTCCTGAATCTACACCAGTGCTTCAGCAGAAGACCATGCAGCCTGTCAAAAACCAGTGGGATAGGGCACAGGGGAAGCTTGGGCGTAAGGAAGGTCCACCCAAGAGTCCCCAGTACCTTCAATCCAACTCTCCTACACACCCAACTATCGGGAACCATCAGATCCCAAGTGCTGTAGTGCTTCCCAACGCCACACACGAGCATCGGGCATCTAGTCCCGAAGGTTCCCGGCCAGAGAAAAAGGTCCAAAGCAGCGAACATCATGGCTCCAAATCAGGCCGCAAGGAACACAGACGTTCAGTGGATGCCAGGAACACGCTAAACGACCTTCTGAAGCACCTCAATGAGAATAATAGCGGCCCTAACCCCAACAAGGGCATCATGGTCGATGTACCACGTCCTCGGCAACACCTGATGCTGGAACCCTTGGGCAATGTAGCGGAAATCCCGCCCAAGGTACCAAGCAGGGAAGCATCGCTCTACTCTCCGTCCTCTTCACTGCCCAGAAACAGCCCGACCAAGCGGGTGGATGTGCCCTCCACACCCACTTCGCCCACTGGGCACCCAGGTGGTACGCTGGAGAGGCAAAGGTACCATCGAGGATCATCTCAGCGCCATTCAATCTCCTCTCCACCCAAAGGGTTACACTCACCCAATGGGGTGATGATGACCCGACAGCCTAGTTTCAGCAGGGGTGGGTACGTGCCGCCCACGCCACCCTCTAGACTGGACTCCCATGGGGTGCCAATGGCCATGACACCTTCAGTGTCCCGGCAGAGCAGCTACAGTGGGCACGGCTCTCTGCCTCGGACCAGCGTGAAACGGACAGCTTCGTTAAAACCTGACGTGCCGCCCAAACCTAATGGCTTTGTGCCGCAGACTGCTCAGATGAGGGTTGTGAACAAGTACAGCTACTGA
- the sema6dl gene encoding sema domain, transmembrane domain (TM), and cytoplasmic domain, (semaphorin) 6D, like isoform X4: MCWRSESVLGLLLLLLPVHHAVSFPEDAVPLDTVDRHYSRQYPVFRGRPSGNESQHRLDFQLMTKIQDTLFIAGRDQVYLVSLRESYRNEIIPYRKLTWRSGQADRETCAMKGKHRDECHNFIKVLVPRNDDLVFICGTNGFNPMCRYYRLDNLEFDGEEISGLARCPFDAKQTNVALFADGKLYSATVADFLASDAVIYRSMGDGSALRTIKYDSKWLKEPHFLHAVDYGNHVYFFLREIATEHNNLGKVVYSRVARICKNDVGGSQRVLEKHWTSFVKARLNCSVPGESFFYFDVLQSVTDIININGVPSVVGVFTTQLNSIPGSAVCAFSMPDIEKAFRGRFKEQKTPDSVWTPFPEDKLPKPRPGCCAGHGSAESYKSSIEFPDETLQFIKSHPLMDSAVPSIGDEPWFTKTRVRYRLTALAVDNAAGPFNNYTVVFIGSEGGVVLKVLAKTTALSLNESVLLEEIDVFNQAKCLSTNEDDRHILSFHLDKDSYTLFVAFSSCVVRIPLSRCERHRTCHKSCIASRDPYCGWMPHGACERIPAGVQSGFEQDVEFGNTARLGDCHGVWEIQSGDSNQMVHMNILITCVFGAFLLGALIAGMIVYCYRDAFLRKPRKIHKDQESAQSCTDSTGSFAKLNGLFESPVKEYPHPMDTPKLYSSLLSGGKEVPPSPDTKTMILSGQNPDLTALPTPESTPVLQQKTMQPVKNQWDRAQGKLGRKEGPPKSPQYLQSNSPTHPTIGNHQIPSAVVLPNATHEHRASSPEGSRPEKKVQSSEHHGSKSGRKEHRRSVDARNTLNDLLKHLNENNSGPNPNKGIMVDVPRPRQHLMLEPLGNVAEIPPKVPSREASLYSPSSSLPRNSPTKRVDVPSTPTSPTGHPGGTLERQRYHRGSSQRHSISSPPKGLHSPNGVMMTRQPSFSRGGYVPPTPPSRLDSHGVPMAMTPSVSRQSSYSGHGSLPRTSVKRTASLKPDVPPKPNGFVPQTAQMRVVNKYSY, encoded by the exons ATTCCCGGCAGTATCCGGTGTTCCGGGGCCGGCCGTCGGGAAACGAATCACAGCACCGGCTGGACTTCCAGCTGATGACGAAGATCCAGGACACGCTCTTCATCGCTGGCAG GGACCAGGTCTATTTAGTGAGTCTGAGGGAGTCTTACAGGAACGAGATCATTCCCTACAGG AAGCTAACGTGGAGGTCGGGCCAGGCGGACCGAGAGACGTGTGCCATGAAGGGAAAACACAGA gatgaGTGCCATAACTTTATTAAGGTCCTGGTTCCCAGAAATGATGATCTAGTGTTCATCTGCGGCACCAACGGCTTCAACCCCATGTGCCGTTACTACAGG ctggaTAATCTGGAGTTTGATGGTGAGGAGATCAGTGGGTTGGCGCGATGCCCGTTTGATGCCAAGCAGACCAACGTTGCCCTGTTTGCag ATGGTAAACTGTACTCGGCTACAGTAGCGGACTTCCTGGCCAGCGATGCGGTGATTTACCGCAGCATGGGGGACGGATCTGCGCTCAGAACCATCAAATACGACTCCAAATGGTTAAAAG AGCCGCACTTTCTGCATGCAGTGGATTATGGGAACCATGTTTATTTCTTCCTACGAGAGATCGCAACAGAGCACAACAACCTGGGGAAG gTGGTGTACTCTAGAGTAGCTCGTATCTGTAAGAACGACGTCGGAGGTTCTCAGCGTGTTTTGGAGAAGCACTGGACGTCGTTTGTTAAAGCGCGGCTAAACTGCTCCGTACCCGGCGAGTCCTTCTTCTACTTCGACGTGCTTCAGTCTGTCACTGACATCATCAACATCAATGGCGTGCCCTCTGTCGTGGGCGTGTTTACGACACAGCTGAACAG TATCCCGGGCTCGGCCGTCTGCGCTTTCTCAATGCCGGACATCGAGAAGGCTTTCCGTGGACGCTTTAAGGAACAGAAAACCCCGGATTCCGTCTGGACTCCCTTCCCCGAGGACAAGCTGCCCAAGCCCAG gccaGGCTGCTGTGCAGGTCACGGATCAGCAGAGTCCTACAAAAGCTCCATCGAGTTTCCGGACGAGACGCTGCAGTTCATTAAGTCTCACCCGCTGATGGACTCCGCCGTACCGTCTATAGGAGACGAGCCGTGGTTCACCAAAACCAGAGTCAG ATACAGACTGACCGCTCTGGCGGTGGACAATGCTGCCGGTCCCTTTAACAATTACACAGTGGTTTTTATTGGCTCTGAGGGCGGTGTAGTTCTGAAGGTTCTGGCGAAGACCACGGCCCTGTCGCTCAACGAGAGCGTCCTGCTGGAGGAGATCGACGTCTTCAACCAGGCCAA ATGTTTGTCCACTAATGAGGACGATCGGCATATCCTGTCCTTCCACCTGGACAAAGACTCATACACTCTGTTCGTGGCATTTTCCAGCTGTGTGGTGCGGATTCCGCTGAGCCGCTGTGAGAGACACCGAACCTGCCACAA GTCGTGTATTGCCTCCAGGGATCCGTACTGTGGCTGGATGCCTCATGGAGCCTGTGAGAGAATTCCAGCGGGAGTGCA GTCAGGTTTTGAGCAGGATGTTGAATTTGGAAACACGGCACGACTCGGAGACTGTCACG GTGTGTGGGAAATCCAGTCGGGTGATTCCAACCAGATGGTACACATGAACATCCTCATCACATGCGTTTTTGGCGCCTTCCTCCTGGGGGCGCTAATCGCCGGGATGATCGTCTACTGCTACCGCGATGCCTTCCTGCGCAAACCACGCAAGATCCACAAGGATCAAGAGTCGGCGCAGTCTTGCACGGATTCCACAGGAAGCTTCGCCAAGCTCAACGGCCTCTTTGAAAGCCCAGTGAAGGAGTACCCGCATCCGATGGACACGCCGAAGCTCTATTCCAGCCTGCTCAGTGGGGGGAAAGAGGTGCCACCATCACCAGACACTAAGACCATGATCCTCAGTGGGCAGAATCCAGACTTGACTGCTCTGCCTACTCCTGAATCTACACCAGTGCTTCAGCAGAAGACCATGCAGCCTGTCAAAAACCAGTGGGATAGGGCACAGGGGAAGCTTGGGCGTAAGGAAGGTCCACCCAAGAGTCCCCAGTACCTTCAATCCAACTCTCCTACACACCCAACTATCGGGAACCATCAGATCCCAAGTGCTGTAGTGCTTCCCAACGCCACACACGAGCATCGGGCATCTAGTCCCGAAGGTTCCCGGCCAGAGAAAAAGGTCCAAAGCAGCGAACATCATGGCTCCAAATCAGGCCGCAAGGAACACAGACGTTCAGTGGATGCCAGGAACACGCTAAACGACCTTCTGAAGCACCTCAATGAGAATAATAGCGGCCCTAACCCCAACAAGGGCATCATGGTCGATGTACCACGTCCTCGGCAACACCTGATGCTGGAACCCTTGGGCAATGTAGCGGAAATCCCGCCCAAGGTACCAAGCAGGGAAGCATCGCTCTACTCTCCGTCCTCTTCACTGCCCAGAAACAGCCCGACCAAGCGGGTGGATGTGCCCTCCACACCCACTTCGCCCACTGGGCACCCAGGTGGTACGCTGGAGAGGCAAAGGTACCATCGAGGATCATCTCAGCGCCATTCAATCTCCTCTCCACCCAAAGGGTTACACTCACCCAATGGGGTGATGATGACCCGACAGCCTAGTTTCAGCAGGGGTGGGTACGTGCCGCCCACGCCACCCTCTAGACTGGACTCCCATGGGGTGCCAATGGCCATGACACCTTCAGTGTCCCGGCAGAGCAGCTACAGTGGGCACGGCTCTCTGCCTCGGACCAGCGTGAAACGGACAGCTTCGTTAAAACCTGACGTGCCGCCCAAACCTAATGGCTTTGTGCCGCAGACTGCTCAGATGAGGGTTGTGAACAAGTACAGCTACTGA
- the sema6dl gene encoding sema domain, transmembrane domain (TM), and cytoplasmic domain, (semaphorin) 6D, like isoform X1: protein MCWRSESVLGLLLLLLPVHHAVSFPEDAVPLDTVDRHYSRQYPVFRGRPSGNESQHRLDFQLMTKIQDTLFIAGRDQVYLVSLRESYRNEIIPYRKLTWRSGQADRETCAMKGKHRDECHNFIKVLVPRNDDLVFICGTNGFNPMCRYYRLDNLEFDGEEISGLARCPFDAKQTNVALFADGKLYSATVADFLASDAVIYRSMGDGSALRTIKYDSKWLKEPHFLHAVDYGNHVYFFLREIATEHNNLGKVVYSRVARICKNDVGGSQRVLEKHWTSFVKARLNCSVPGESFFYFDVLQSVTDIININGVPSVVGVFTTQLNSIPGSAVCAFSMPDIEKAFRGRFKEQKTPDSVWTPFPEDKLPKPRPGCCAGHGSAESYKSSIEFPDETLQFIKSHPLMDSAVPSIGDEPWFTKTRVRYRLTALAVDNAAGPFNNYTVVFIGSEGGVVLKVLAKTTALSLNESVLLEEIDVFNQAKCLSTNEDDRHILSFHLDKDSYTLFVAFSSCVVRIPLSRCERHRTCHKSCIASRDPYCGWMPHGACERIPAGVQSGFEQDVEFGNTARLGDCHELLTTASAPDFKSYGDPTSDMELPAPSVTPSATSGPVESPQTIPSLPPTLFGSRKFVLRDDPDTSQSFPGVLEGVWEIQSGDSNQMVHMNILITCVFGAFLLGALIAGMIVYCYRDAFLRKPRKIHKDQESAQSCTDSTGSFAKLNGLFESPVKEYPHPMDTPKLYSSLLSGGKEVPPSPDTKTMILSGQNPDLTALPTPESTPVLQQKTMQPVKNQWDRAQGKLGRKEGPPKSPQYLQSNSPTHPTIGNHQIPSAVVLPNATHEHRASSPEGSRPEKKVQSSEHHGSKSGRKEHRRSVDARNTLNDLLKHLNENNSGPNPNKGIMVDVPRPRQHLMLEPLGNVAEIPPKVPSREASLYSPSSSLPRNSPTKRVDVPSTPTSPTGHPGGTLERQRYHRGSSQRHSISSPPKGLHSPNGVMMTRQPSFSRGGYVPPTPPSRLDSHGVPMAMTPSVSRQSSYSGHGSLPRTSVKRTASLKPDVPPKPNGFVPQTAQMRVVNKYSY, encoded by the exons ATTCCCGGCAGTATCCGGTGTTCCGGGGCCGGCCGTCGGGAAACGAATCACAGCACCGGCTGGACTTCCAGCTGATGACGAAGATCCAGGACACGCTCTTCATCGCTGGCAG GGACCAGGTCTATTTAGTGAGTCTGAGGGAGTCTTACAGGAACGAGATCATTCCCTACAGG AAGCTAACGTGGAGGTCGGGCCAGGCGGACCGAGAGACGTGTGCCATGAAGGGAAAACACAGA gatgaGTGCCATAACTTTATTAAGGTCCTGGTTCCCAGAAATGATGATCTAGTGTTCATCTGCGGCACCAACGGCTTCAACCCCATGTGCCGTTACTACAGG ctggaTAATCTGGAGTTTGATGGTGAGGAGATCAGTGGGTTGGCGCGATGCCCGTTTGATGCCAAGCAGACCAACGTTGCCCTGTTTGCag ATGGTAAACTGTACTCGGCTACAGTAGCGGACTTCCTGGCCAGCGATGCGGTGATTTACCGCAGCATGGGGGACGGATCTGCGCTCAGAACCATCAAATACGACTCCAAATGGTTAAAAG AGCCGCACTTTCTGCATGCAGTGGATTATGGGAACCATGTTTATTTCTTCCTACGAGAGATCGCAACAGAGCACAACAACCTGGGGAAG gTGGTGTACTCTAGAGTAGCTCGTATCTGTAAGAACGACGTCGGAGGTTCTCAGCGTGTTTTGGAGAAGCACTGGACGTCGTTTGTTAAAGCGCGGCTAAACTGCTCCGTACCCGGCGAGTCCTTCTTCTACTTCGACGTGCTTCAGTCTGTCACTGACATCATCAACATCAATGGCGTGCCCTCTGTCGTGGGCGTGTTTACGACACAGCTGAACAG TATCCCGGGCTCGGCCGTCTGCGCTTTCTCAATGCCGGACATCGAGAAGGCTTTCCGTGGACGCTTTAAGGAACAGAAAACCCCGGATTCCGTCTGGACTCCCTTCCCCGAGGACAAGCTGCCCAAGCCCAG gccaGGCTGCTGTGCAGGTCACGGATCAGCAGAGTCCTACAAAAGCTCCATCGAGTTTCCGGACGAGACGCTGCAGTTCATTAAGTCTCACCCGCTGATGGACTCCGCCGTACCGTCTATAGGAGACGAGCCGTGGTTCACCAAAACCAGAGTCAG ATACAGACTGACCGCTCTGGCGGTGGACAATGCTGCCGGTCCCTTTAACAATTACACAGTGGTTTTTATTGGCTCTGAGGGCGGTGTAGTTCTGAAGGTTCTGGCGAAGACCACGGCCCTGTCGCTCAACGAGAGCGTCCTGCTGGAGGAGATCGACGTCTTCAACCAGGCCAA ATGTTTGTCCACTAATGAGGACGATCGGCATATCCTGTCCTTCCACCTGGACAAAGACTCATACACTCTGTTCGTGGCATTTTCCAGCTGTGTGGTGCGGATTCCGCTGAGCCGCTGTGAGAGACACCGAACCTGCCACAA GTCGTGTATTGCCTCCAGGGATCCGTACTGTGGCTGGATGCCTCATGGAGCCTGTGAGAGAATTCCAGCGGGAGTGCA GTCAGGTTTTGAGCAGGATGTTGAATTTGGAAACACGGCACGACTCGGAGACTGTCACG AGTTATTGACTACTGCTTCAGCGCCAGATTTCAAATCATATGGCGACCCAACTTCTG ACATGGAGTTACCAGCACCGTCAGTTACGCCGTCCGCCACCTCAGGCCCCGTAGAATCGCCCCAAACCattccctctctgcctcccacGCTCTTTGGCTCACGGAAATTCGTTCTCCGAGATGACCCAGACACTTCCCAATCGTTCCCGGGGGTGCTGGAGG GTGTGTGGGAAATCCAGTCGGGTGATTCCAACCAGATGGTACACATGAACATCCTCATCACATGCGTTTTTGGCGCCTTCCTCCTGGGGGCGCTAATCGCCGGGATGATCGTCTACTGCTACCGCGATGCCTTCCTGCGCAAACCACGCAAGATCCACAAGGATCAAGAGTCGGCGCAGTCTTGCACGGATTCCACAGGAAGCTTCGCCAAGCTCAACGGCCTCTTTGAAAGCCCAGTGAAGGAGTACCCGCATCCGATGGACACGCCGAAGCTCTATTCCAGCCTGCTCAGTGGGGGGAAAGAGGTGCCACCATCACCAGACACTAAGACCATGATCCTCAGTGGGCAGAATCCAGACTTGACTGCTCTGCCTACTCCTGAATCTACACCAGTGCTTCAGCAGAAGACCATGCAGCCTGTCAAAAACCAGTGGGATAGGGCACAGGGGAAGCTTGGGCGTAAGGAAGGTCCACCCAAGAGTCCCCAGTACCTTCAATCCAACTCTCCTACACACCCAACTATCGGGAACCATCAGATCCCAAGTGCTGTAGTGCTTCCCAACGCCACACACGAGCATCGGGCATCTAGTCCCGAAGGTTCCCGGCCAGAGAAAAAGGTCCAAAGCAGCGAACATCATGGCTCCAAATCAGGCCGCAAGGAACACAGACGTTCAGTGGATGCCAGGAACACGCTAAACGACCTTCTGAAGCACCTCAATGAGAATAATAGCGGCCCTAACCCCAACAAGGGCATCATGGTCGATGTACCACGTCCTCGGCAACACCTGATGCTGGAACCCTTGGGCAATGTAGCGGAAATCCCGCCCAAGGTACCAAGCAGGGAAGCATCGCTCTACTCTCCGTCCTCTTCACTGCCCAGAAACAGCCCGACCAAGCGGGTGGATGTGCCCTCCACACCCACTTCGCCCACTGGGCACCCAGGTGGTACGCTGGAGAGGCAAAGGTACCATCGAGGATCATCTCAGCGCCATTCAATCTCCTCTCCACCCAAAGGGTTACACTCACCCAATGGGGTGATGATGACCCGACAGCCTAGTTTCAGCAGGGGTGGGTACGTGCCGCCCACGCCACCCTCTAGACTGGACTCCCATGGGGTGCCAATGGCCATGACACCTTCAGTGTCCCGGCAGAGCAGCTACAGTGGGCACGGCTCTCTGCCTCGGACCAGCGTGAAACGGACAGCTTCGTTAAAACCTGACGTGCCGCCCAAACCTAATGGCTTTGTGCCGCAGACTGCTCAGATGAGGGTTGTGAACAAGTACAGCTACTGA